The nucleotide sequence aaacaatttaaatctccattaacagaaaaatagacaaattgttGTATATTCCTACATGGAAATCCTACACAACAGGGAAAACAAATGAACTAGAACTCTGCATGtcaacatgaatgaacctagCAAAGGTAACAAATTAAAGTAGCAGAAGAAGAAAACGTAATAGAATTATGTGCTGTTTACTTACATATGTAGCAGAAATATAAAGACATACATTGCAATGATGAATACTAAGTTCAGAAGAGCAGTTTATCTCCAGGTCAGGTGTGATTGGGAGGGTGGTTACACAGGGTTCCTCAACAGAAATGGtgtgatttcatttctttagCTAGTTTGTGGATGTACGAGTGCTTATCATAATTTGCACACGTTGCACGTAAAAGTCATTGTTGACCATAACTAGGGAATTTTAGTGGAGCTACAGCGAGCGTGTGTGTTGGTAGCAAGTTAAGGATTCCAGAATGTAGTGGGTGTAAGAGGAATGCTGTAAAGACAATGTCTAAGGTTTCACCAGAGGATTATCATTGTTCTAGACACTGGATACAATACAGGTTCTGAGGCCAATTCTGAGTTCTTCCACTTAGCTGtatgttacttaacttctctgttcctcagtttccccttttgtaaAGTGGAATACAATAGCATATTCCTTGTGGagatgttaagaaaatgaaatgaatacatACTCACAGTGCTGAAAATAAGGCCTAGGACACAAAGTACTAGTTATCAGGGAGTTAGCAAACATCATCATCAGTACAATACAAAGTGATTCATAGCAAACACAATAAAGTCCTGAATTTATACAACACTCTACAATTTGCCAACAACTGTGCGAGGTATGTAGAAACTACAGAAACTAAGAGTTATTTGTAGAAATTAACACAGACATAAAAGATTTCATGGACAGAGGAAGTTCACTCAGTCGTTCATACATCCCTTATTGAGTGTAGTCTCTGTCCTGGGCACTATAAGCACAGACACGTTCCTTAGAAATTTAgactattttttaagaaatgcgTGGTCACATCCACATCTCACTTTTATTCGGATCGATCAGTAAACCCTTTCACAAACCCTGAAATCTGTCGTACCACCATCTTTGGGCCCCGCCCACACTCCCGGCCCACGCCCCGCCCACACTCCCGGCCCACGCCCCGCCCCCGGAGGCGGGGCCTGCGTGCCGGCGCACAGCGAGCGTGCTGGCGTCTGCGCGCACCGCCCCGCCGGCTCCCGCCCGCCGACTTGAACCGCGGCGGCTCCTGCAGAGAACTGTGAGGCGGGCGCCAACGGCCGGAGCCGCGGGGCGGGAGGCAGCGCGGGAGCGCGACGTTGAGGGGCGGCCTAGTCTGGGGCCCGTGGCTTGCGTCTTCTGGCCGAGCCGCCGCTCCTGCACACCGTgtggggccgccgccgccgccgccgcctggctgTGGGTGCTGGAGCGGCCGGGCGGCGACCCGGGGCTCTGGTGCGGGCGACGTCTCCGCGGCGGGCATCCCCCGAGGCCGCCCTCTGGCCATGATCGACTCGGTGAAGCTGCGCCGCGACAGCGCGGGGGACTTCTTCTCGCACTACGAGTACCTGTGCGCGCTGCAGGACGCGGTGCCGCTGCCCGCCGTGCGCGCCTGCCTGCGGGAGGGCGTGCTGGACTTCAACGCCGACCGCCTCCGCGCCGTGGACTGGGCGCCCCTGCTCAGCACCCTCAAGATGAATAAAGACCTGCCCTTGATCTCTATCAAGAGCTTCTTCCAGCCGTGGCTTGGGGAAACAGGTTTGTGGTTCCCGCTACCGGTGCCTCTCGGTCGGCGCGACCAAGTGGGTGTTTAGACAGGTCCAAGGGGGAGCCGGGGCCCTAACTGGTGTCCAGTGCCGGGGCATGTGTGTGGTAGACCGGCCATGCGGCTTGGGACACTTACCAGCTGGGGGACCCTGGGTGAGTCACTCACGGTCgctgggcctcagtgttctcaaCCCTAACATGGGCTTCCTAACAGGACCCGCGTTACACGGTGATTGCAAAGGTTCTCCGAGTTACTGATGCTTGTGGTGCCCTTAGCACAGTTTGGGACGTCATTAAACATTCGACAGATGTCACCTATTTtattgaataacttttttttctaatagaGAATTAAGCAGTTAGGAAATTAATACATCCTAGCCTTTGTCTTCGTTTTTTACATGTGTCTGTAAGAATTTTGTAGGGTGCTTCACAAATATAAGCCATTTACAGATGTAAGGTGGTATAATTAGGGATCCAAACCCTCTGATTATTCGGAAAACATATTAGGTAAATCATGACATGACAGAATAATGGTATTCCTTCTAGCACTTGGCGTAGCATTTTGTGCATAAGAGAGACACCTCCCTGTAGAAGCTAGCCAGATAATCAGAGGGAGCAGTTTGTGCAAAAGTCTTGGGAATAGGAGAGAGTATGGCAAGCTGAGGCACAGGACTGGAATTTAGGGTttgagaaagagcagagagagttGAGGCTGGAAACCTGATGGGGGACAAATAGGAAAGGTCCTTGTTTGTCTTGTCAAGGAGTTTGATGTTTATCCTGAAGGTTGGAAACCACTGAAGGATGGTGAGACGGACTTTCCACAGGAGCTCACTCTGACCTCCATGTGGagagcaaattaaaatgagaaggaTGAATTGTTGTAATCTAATGCTCCAGAATAAGATATGGAAAGGAAGGGCTGGATTTCAGACATCTAAGAAAATGGATGAGGCCTGGTGACCCCATCCATTCTCCCAGTTAGACCAGGGAAGGCAGCATCTTTCCATGAGACCCAACAGAGCTGGAAAGGattgggggtgggaagaggatCATAGTTCATGATTATTGTTTTAAGTGGTGCCTATGGGGCATCCACATGTGTCTGCTAGGCAGGTATGGGCCCAAGATGTACAGATCTGGGCTTTGTGGGAGGACAGGTGTTTCAAGGCATGGAAGAGACCTAGGTTGCCCACAAAGAAGATCCAGGAAATTGTTAAGTcttaaagatgttttttaaatggATAGTCTTGAATGTATTTATAAGCTGAGGGAAAGTAGCCATCTGAGAGAGAGGGTGTGAAGATCTAGGAGAGGAAATAATTGTTGATTtatttaaggaaggaaaaaaaaaaacctgaccaCTTGTCATGTGCCTGGCCCTTTTCTAGGCTCTGGGGTTAGCAGCATCTATCTCTTTTGTGAGGACAGTTCAGCACATCCCCTGCTGAAGAGAAGTCAGATTATTCTCTGCATCTTATTGAGGTGTAGGAGCCGTTCTGTACTTCTGAAGGGCCTTTACTTAACCAAAGTCAcgacaaaaaccaaaataaagatgGGAGGAACCTTGGAGTCAAGGCTAGGGTACTTGATCTTGCCTAGTATTTTGCACTGaatgtaagaaaaatgtattacagACCATTTCTCTTCAGATACTCTTCACTGAACCTTCTTTATCTCTTGCATCCAGTAGGTCTAGGTTGTAGGTTTAACCTCTTAGATATTGTTTTGCCTGGACCGTTGCAGAAGCTCCTAGCTGGTTTTGCTGCCCCTGAACTAGGTTTTTCTCAATTCATTTGCCTACTTTGGTTCAAATgatctttctgaaatgaaaagatatgCTTAAAGTGACATGCCCACCTGGGACCAGTGTGTGTTGGTTGCACAACTTGTGCTCTGCACAGAGCCGCTGATATCCGAGCTGTGCACTGTCAAGCCTCATGGGTTAGTTGGCCCTGAGGAAGGGGTGTGTTTTCTAATCATTCCCTTTATTTGGCCCTGCAGCAGTGAGGCACAGTTTTCTAAACTGCCAGGGGCATCCTTAATGTGTCAGTGGTAGCCCTGGTCCTCATCACCTGTGGCATAAAAGCCAACTCTCTCCCAGGCTTGCTTCACCCTCCCAATTTTAATTTCTGACTCTTTTCCTGCTACTCCTCTGGGCTTTAGTCATCTCCACCTGCAGTATTTACAGTGCACTGCAGGTGTCAGGCTTGGCTACCGTTGTACATGCTGCTCCCTCTATGGTTAATGCATCACCCACTCTGCTCCCATGTAGTCATTCTCATCTTTCTAGATTGAACTTCAGGGTATCTTGAAGCCATCCCTTAGGTGCAACTTCTTTGCTTCCAGAAGAACCTCTCTATATATAGTTTGTGCATATCTCATGGGGGTTGAGTTTACATGTATCCCTCCTTAAGAGGACTGTGTCTTAACAcagagcagaagctttttaatgatAAACTCTATGGTTGAAATCACTAATTTTACCATAACTTTGCTTTAGGTTCTGACATAAATAAAGTTTACAGAAGTCGTGTTCCTGCAATAAGATTCAAAGATGTGACCTTCCAGTTATGTAAAGCTCTTAAAGGCTGCTTAAGTATATCAAGTGTGCTAAGGAACCTGGAGCTAAATGGACTAgttctgagagagagagatttaactGTTTTAACAAAGGTAAGCTTTCTGCAACATGGCCTGAAAACATTTGATAGTTACTTTTGGAGGAAAacaactcaataaatttttaactttttccccTCATTAAAGGGATTGAATAAATCGGCTTCTTTGGTGCACCTGTCTCTTGCAAATTGTCCAATTGGAGATGGAGGTTTAGAAAGTGAGTTTAAATCTTAATTAACTCTCTTCCCCTCAGACTGGTTCCCTACATGCCATGTTAATTCTTGTCTGTACCTTTTTCTTACTGCTGCTTCTGTCTGGACTGCCTCCTGTGCCTGTTCAAACCTTGCAGTCTCATGTCTGCCATGAAAGCTTGTCATGCTGAATACTCTCTGAACTACTTTTTACTTAAGGTTGTGATAAGCCACAGACCACACAAATATGTACTGTTTGATATTCTCTGTTTTTTacatttgttcatcttttaaagtttttctttaagaaatatttatgggaAGGACAGAAgcaaaatgtaaagagaaaaatcatcattattttagGTAGTTAAAGCATCCATATACTGTCAATTTTAATGCATTGTGGTATGtgccaaaatagaaaatatttacaaagtgctGTGGGAGCATATAAAAGACTGGAAAACTCAGTGGAGTTGGGGAGTCATGGAAGTCATCACAGAAGGTGACGGTTGACTGGGGTCCTGAAGAATTAGTGAGTGTTTGTTGTGTGGAATAGTGGTCTGGAGGGGTAAAGAAGTCTGCGTCCATTTGAGGGAACAGAGTTTGAGGTCCTCTATGTTCTTTTGTTCTAGTAGATTAGGTGCTCTGGTATAGCACCTAATAAAATTCCGGGTTTATAGTTGACACTAAATTGTTGATTGATAATCAAGATTGAGTTCTGATGTTGGAAATGAAAATAGGAAGAGACTTAggctttttagatttttctttttatttcatatatctcAAAAGGTATATAATACTTTACTGTGTGGTCTGGAATAAGTTTGCAATATTCAGGTTACTCAATTTTAGCATCTAAATAGAGTTAAACTATTGTGTAAACTGGAGCAACACTTTATAACTGACATATTTTAGAATGTCCCAATCCATCAGTTGCTTGGGAAGATTGTAGATGGTGATTTTAAGAATACAGCTATAAACTAGAATAGAcacaagaaaagcaaataaatcaaGGTTGTATAGGCTCTTCATCTTACTGTGTATgtgatctttttttccttttagttatttGTCAAGGTATAAAGAGCTCTATCACTCTTCAGACAGTCAACTTCACGGGGTGTAATCTGACATGGCAGGGAGCAGATCACATGGCCAAGATCTTAAAGGTGACTTTATGTTCAAAATTTTGTGAAAACATATTATGTGATTGAGGCACACAAATGTTTTGATACAAGATGgcaattatttttgtcttttgatgcATGTGGTGGTTACAGTTTTGTTGAATGAACATGACCAGTTTTCAGTTTGAGGTTCTACCATTTAGTAAAGATCATGTACTTAATCCTAGaaataagagatttaaaataCCATACATTATGAGCAATACTTTTGCGTACTTTTAGttattgaaaatgtttattgtggcacTGAAAGTTTATGCTGTTACAGCCTTTAAAtgactcaaatatttgttaactacTGTAGTTTATAAACTAATAAAATCACTACATTAACATTTTGTAAATACAggttttttgattttatttatttatttatttattttttcctttcctgataaGGCCCACCAGGAacataaatacagatttttaaaacaacaattttaaagGTGATTTAACAACTTTATATTGGTTAAAACTACTATATTTAGGTCTAAAATTACTTAATAATTTGATCTGAAGCCTTTTTAGTAGTTTGATGGTGTAGATCAGGGATAGGCAGGCTATGGCCTGTGGACCAAATCCAGCCCattgcttatttttgtaaataaagtttttggAACATACCTATGCCCATTTGTTTTCATAGTAACTGTGGCTACTTTCACACTACTCCTGGAGAGTTTAACAATTGCAAAAGAAACTGTATGACTTACAAAGCTGAAAATGCTTGCTTTTGGGCCTTTACCGAGCAAACCCACTGACCCCTGGGATAGATAATGGTCAAGAGTGTGGATTCTGAAGCCAGACAGCCTTGGTTAAAATCCCAGATCTCCCTGCCTTGTGACCacgggcaaattacttaacctctctgtgtctcagtttcctcatctgtaaaatatgtataataagaAAACCTTTGTCAatcattttgagaattaaatgaactaatgtgtataaaatagtgcctggcacataataaacactatGTAAGTGTTTGCTGTTATTTCCTCTTGTTGCTTTTATAcggttattattaatagaaaaatgacacTAACAATTTTCCTTTGAGAGTATCATAGGAGCTTTGAGTCTTTTGTTGTTTAAGAAtgtaataagatttttttctcttttaaagtcaGTGTTCCCTGTTACTGAAATTTACTTTATGAACAGAGAAACTAAACTGATTATATGTCTTTAAGGTAATATCTGTGGTTAAAATTCAAGCCACCAATTTCCTAAGGCCTATCAACCTGGCTTTGCATATTCCAGGTCTCTAAAGTTGGTGTACCTACCCAAAGATATATGTGAGAACCCTTAGGttaggagaagaaaatattagaactgatgtatttattttttgtagcaaaaAATATCTGTCGTTACTGTATagtttataatgtatataaaataggTATACAGAACTTCATGTGTATAATTTATTGATAAATAAGACACATGTTAAAACTATGTCTACTTGTAGGATGCCCAATCAAGTGTTTGGCATGATGGAATTTAGAGGATCAGCAATGATAGGATTAGAACCAATTCCTTGATTTGgcagataaggaaaataaaattcttagaagttaAGTTGGTGGTTTACATAAATAATCAGCAGGTCACCAGTGGTTGGAGTCACACAGCTAATCAGCGGCAAAGTAGAATCTGGGTCACTAGACTCCTAAACTGGAATCTGCTGTCTATTCAATCTGTCAGGTTGACTTTCCTGTCATACATACCTGATGTGTATGTATAAAGCTCTGACGTAATCAGCCATACTTAGTTCCTTTTAgtgtttctgtttccttattCAAGTGTTTTAATTTCATCTTATTAAATCTTTGAAGTATCAGACCATGAGAAGGCATGAAGAAACCTGGGCTGAGAGTCTGCGCTATAGGAGACCTGATCTTGACTGTATGGCTGGCTTAAGGCGTATCACGTTGAATTGCAACACGCTCATTGGTGACATAGGTGCAAGTGCTTTTGCAAACTCTCTCAGTGAGGATTTGTGGCTGAGAGGTAAGTTAACCTCTAAAATggaaaatactgaattttttttatattaattatgctCAGTTCTTGGTATAATAATGTTATAAGattttttgaaagcttttttttctaataacttttattttgcttttaagcttttataaaagttatatatatttttttatagaaaataaagagtaACAAGAAACCAATATTACCTATAAAGATTTTTGATACATGTTGCTAAATTGCCTTCTGAAAATTCTAGTCATTTTGTAGTCTACACTAACAGTGTATGTGAAGCCTGCACTTTCATAAACACTGGATTGTGtcagttttaaaacttaaaactttacagaaataagaaatatcccttcccccagccccaatTCTTTTAATGCAGGTGGAATTGTTCTCTAAGTTTCATACCTTTTTTTGCTCAATATAGCATGAGCATCTtaacaaatcaataaatttatATCTATCACATCATTTTTAGTGACTGTTAAGAGTTCCATTATGTTAACATACCATAGCTTATTCATTCTTGTTAGATACATTTTTCACTGTTACAAATAGTACATTGATACACATCCTTGTCCATAcctctaattatttccttttggtAAATCCTTAGAAGAACAGTTACCGTATTAACAGAGTATGCATATTTTAAAGGCTTTTGTTATATGATCTTGGCCTAATCTGATAGGAGaacaattatatttcattgttttaatttgtattaagtACTAGTGAGATTTACTGgctgtttttattaatttggcTAGCTGGATAATTACATCCTATGCTCATTCTTCTGTGGTAAGAGTTTGTAAGGATTTATATATCTGACTTATTATTTCTGTGTGTTGTAGAGTATCCTAAGTCAGTTTAGTCTTCTACCACAGAATGCCATAGACTGAGTGGTGTAAGCAGAAGACATGTATTTCCCATAGTTCTGGAGGGTGGCCAATCTAAGATCACGGCACCACTAGATCCAGTATCTGGTGAGGGTGTTctggcttgtagacagctgtCTTCCTGTATCCTCAAATGGTGGAGAGAGCACTCtaatctttttcttctaataagggcactaatcccattgtgagggctccactctcaagGCCTCATCTAAAcctgattacctcccaaaggccccacttcctaataccatccagttgggggttagggtttcaacattaATACTGGGGGGACACAAACTTATAATCCATAACATGGGGTTTTGAAAGATTTGTAATCTGTAATGTAATAGTCCATGATGCTTTAAAAGAAAGGCTCATACGATACTCTCCTCTGATGTAATCTTTTTTATAGCTGTGCTTTTATGATGATCCTTTTGGATTTAAATGAGTAGATCGTTCATCCTCAGTGCTGCTATTATTCATAAGCATTTGTTCAGTTCTTTGAGCTTTTACTGAGAGAGAGTTCTTCGTGACCATCATTTTTTCCTGGTAGGCTTTTAGCATATAATCTCTATTCACACATTCTTTGGATTCATTATTTGTATCCCcttagaattctttctttgtcatttttatccTGAAACTAACAGTGTTTacatttcttgtattttcttttccctttttaatgtAAGTTTTTAGTCATTTGAAGTTCAAGATTTTGATCATGAATGCAGTGCAATTTCTGAGCTCCACCTAGTTTTTGCCTGTGAGATTTATCCTGCCACTAGCATTCTTGCTAATTATGAACTGATATTCATTCTGTGATGTTTTTCTCTCACAAATTATGTAGAGTTACTCTTTAACTCTGTAATAGTAAAATATGTTGGATAATTTAATGGCActaattcacacctaatgggtgcggtgtgcactttctgggggatgggcacacgtgtatctctgacttgggcagtgcaaaggtgatatatgtaacctaagtgTTTGCACCCCCCCGTagtattctgaaatgaaattaaaaaaattattggtaCTAAAGGGAGGATAATCATGGCACATCCAAaaagagggcttttttttttttaatttggattgtgtgtgtgcatatgcttttctatatgtttttctatttttactttttcaatacCCAAGATTAAAAACCTGCCATGACTAGTCTTGGGCAGGAATCTTCCAGACATGAGTAAGTGAAGTGCACTGCATTCATGATCAAAATCTTGAACTTCAAATGACTAAAAACTTacattaaaaagggaaaagaaaatagaagaaatgtaaGAACTGTTagtttcagaataaaaatgacaaagaaagaattctaagGGGATACAAATAATGAATCCAAAGAATGTGTGAATAGAGATTATATGCTAAAAGCCTACCAGGAAGTGAAGTGTTTGTGTGTTAAATGTGTATAGAGTTGGCAAGTGATCCTTTGTCTTTTATCAAAAGCACTTGACCTGCAACAGTGCGGCCTCACCAATGAAGGAGCAAAGGCTTTACTGGAGGCCCTTGAAACCAACAGAACCCTTGTTGTTCTGGATATAAGAAAAAATCCACTCATTGGTATGTCACCACAGTTTTTTTTATTGACTTaacaaatagcaagaaaaaaagaatttgttcatgtattgacaatttttaaaacttaatgtgTTTGCTTTCATAATCTTATACTTTTCTAATCTTGCACTTCCTTATGTTATTAGCAGGAAATTTACTGATTGAAATGAGTTATACTTGTAACTTGCTTTTGGCTGCTACTCTATATAGAAGTGGACCTAGAAAATAGATCTGCTTCCACCAAGagcattattttcttcttgtggAACCTGTGAATTCTTGGAAAgactatttcattcatttgttaacTTGACAAGTAATTTTCAAAGACTTCCGTGTGCCAGACACGGGTTTAGGCACTAAGCATATAGTAGTGAACTAGCTAGGCAAAGtcttgccctcatgaagcttacattctagtgggggagttctgataaaaacaagtaaacaaatagaTAATGTGATTTAGGTAGTAGGAAGTGCAAAAATACCTTAAGGTAAGAAGACACATGGGGGCAGGTGGGACTATATTAGATAGGTTTGTCTGGGAACAGCTTCACTGCAGCAGTGACATTTGAGTAGAGATTTAAGAGAGGAACAAGCCCTGGAAGATAGAGGGAAAGTACCTCCTAGGACAAGGAGGCAATGAGTGTGTAGAAAAGGTGGCAGGGTGGGTAGATTATTTAAGGAAAAGCAAGGAGGCCAACATGGTTGGAGCACTGAATGAGGGAGCGCATGGTATGCTGTGAGGTCAGATAGCTAGCCAGTGGCCTGATCTTGTAAGGTTTTCTAAATGAGCTGAAAGTGATGGGAGGGTTTTGAAGTAAAAAAAGGCATGATCCAAGTAGTGTTTCAATTAGATAACTCTGGTGTAAAGAATAGACTTGTGGAGCGAGGAAAcagataaaagggaaaatgaggagacCAGTTATGAGACCTTCATGAAATGGTCCAAGAGGGAGGTGGTTATGGCTTATCTTAGGGTGGAAGGTTGGAGGCAGTGAAAAGTGGTGGAAGCAAGGTATAGCTAACAAGACTTGCAGACAGATTAGATGTGGagtataaaggaaataataattttttaagtccTAAATGATTATTTAGGGTAGTACACCTGGTTAACACCATTTACTAAGAAAAGGAGGCTGTGGAAAAGAACAGCTTTGAACATGTATCATGACTTTAATTTGGTTACATTAGGTGCTTTTTCGGTAGCTAAATGTCTGAAGTGTCCAGACTATTGCTTTTCTATCCAAAGTCACTTTAGTTCCAAAGTGTTTAGATTTGATCTTTGCTGCTGCCAAAGTAGTAGCCACTGGGGGCAATATGCGAAGTGGCATACTTTGATCTTATGTTTTTGAGGAAAAAGTTAGAATACTCAGAGAGGGAAATaggtatataattatatatttcatatttaattttatgggAAAAGCAATAATTACTTGGCTTTTTGTTTTAGATGGGAATAGCCACTCATTGGGAAACAGTTACTATAATTTCAATTTTCGTTTTACTTTAGATCATTCTATGATGAAAGCAGTTATCAAAAAAGTTCTCCAGAATGGAAGGAGTGCTAAGTCAGAGGTATAACATGTTTTATTCCtctagaaagaattttttaattgcttgtttttcttctgtttttgtttgttttttgttttttaaagaaatgggggtctcgctatattgcccaggctagccttgaactcctaggctcaagcaatcttcctatctccgcctccagagtagctgggattacaagcacatgccactgtgcctgactcctcttctgtttttaataaagtaaaattaatttctgcCATCTTAAAGTTTTCAGgcaaataaaatgacttttctgtttttgaaaatattgtatgattttttaatttggggTCCCAGAGCTGCTGATTGCAAACCTGTTATTAACTCAGGATATGTTAATAATTTCTAGTTAAGACCAAACTCTCATAAATTACCTGTAACTGAAATGGAATATTTACTATCTCTCTTCTAGTACCAATGGATAACTTCTCCATCAGTGAAGGAACCACTGAAAACTGctagacagaaaaagaaaactataattcTAGGAAGTGGTCGAAAAGGAAAAGCTACTATTAGAATTGGTAACCCTTTCTGTCTTGGCTTTTTATGTGTTCCGGTGtgctaaaattaaaatctcttCTCCTTCTGTAGTATCAATAATAGCAACCAATATTGACTACATGCATATTATGAGGACTAAAATTGTTTTGATAGTGATTATGAGAATTTATGGAATGTAGAAATATTAATGAATCATTAGGAAAGGGATGCCAgtacttccattttttttaattaactgtctttattatttgtttttcataaaatattcatcattttgGATATGTTTCCTGGTTGATGATTACTTTTGATAC is from Lemur catta isolate mLemCat1 chromosome 10, mLemCat1.pri, whole genome shotgun sequence and encodes:
- the CEP78 gene encoding centrosomal protein of 78 kDa isoform X3, with protein sequence MIDSVKLRRDSAGDFFSHYEYLCALQDAVPLPAVRACLREGVLDFNADRLRAVDWAPLLSTLKMNKDLPLISIKSFFQPWLGETGSDINKVYRSRVPAIRFKDVTFQLCKALKGCLSISSVLRNLELNGLVLRERDLTVLTKGLNKSASLVHLSLANCPIGDGGLEIICQGIKSSITLQTVNFTGCNLTWQGADHMAKILKYQTMRRHEETWAESLRYRRPDLDCMAGLRRITLNCNTLIGDIGASAFANSLSEDLWLRALDLQQCGLTNEGAKALLEALETNRTLVVLDIRKNPLIDHSMMKAVIKKVLQNGRSAKSEYQWITSPSVKEPLKTARQKKKTIILGSGRKGKATIRIGFATKKPVCSGSKHSLGKEHYAPTPLPPGVSGFLPWRTAERAKRNRGFPLIKTRDIHNQLQQPGFPVTVTVESPSSSEIEEVDDSSESVHEVPEKTSLKQEALQEKLEECLKQLKEERVIRLKADKRVSELEHENAQLRNINFSLSEALHAQSLTNMILDDEGVLGSIENSFQKFHAFLDLLKDAGLGQLATMAGIDQSDFHLLGHPQMNSTVSSVPREEKKALEEEKPEPKQNALGKIENIEVSICMQSAYSEGTLMKFQKITGDARIPLSVDSLPVPVSTQEALVTSKDSLGVPATEQQQEPFEGFVARTCSPLADVISGTGSQRKEEEFSRKSKSSSEKMTKTEFH